GGCAGCTTATCTCTTATCAGCTTCCCCatgtcaccatcaccagacaGGCATCATACCCAATTGAACCACAAGTACGATTATATGTTCATAAAATCACCCTATATACAAGAGATGGACATAACTGTACCAATCCTGCTGGCAACTTCAACCCACTTCGTACGTCAGCAtgaagctgaggaggaagcagcaCAATGAGTAACGCCCAAAGAGGCCCTCAAGATGACCAACAGGACTGCCGCATCGCAAAGCCAAACATGAACAGGACAAGACGCCCAAATTCGGCCAGCTATTGCCACGCTTGATCTCTGCACACAGACTAGTAAGCTACAGCATGGAAGAGCAGCTGTGGAAACTTAAGAGTGTGCAGTACTTCGTACAGGTAGGGGGGTCTCTATGGGGACTGAAGAGAACTGGGAGCTTCTAGAACTCGAACAATCACTGTTGGCCACAATCACCTATCCTTTCTTGACTCATCGGTCTCaccgtcttcgtcatcttcgtcatCTTCGGGCTCCGTTCCTTGGACATCCACAACACGGTCGCTGAGCTTCTCAAGAAACTTTGCGCTGAAATGACTGACGGCATGCCAGGTTGCCTGATGATGATCGGTCAGTATTGTCAACTCGgtgagaggagagaggaagaTGTCACTTACTGCCAAGAATGtaacaaccccaacaaccacaacaaaccAACTGATGCCCTCTGTCCCACCTCTTCGTCTGCGACGACCACCGCCAACTCGGATATTGAAAATCTGAAAAGGCGAGATGGCCAACATTGACTTGATAAAACCCAATAGGCCAAGGGACAAAAAACCCTTGACAAAGTGCATATACCAATTGTCTGACTCCAATTCCTCGACGAGTGGCTGCACTGGTATGTCGAACTCTTCGTCAAACTCCCCTAATAAAGTTCCGGCGATGGTACCCAGAGGGTCGGCGCCATatctgatgatggggtcgGCAATGAATCCAAGTATGAAGACTgtaatcatcatcaccaagattGTGATGGCTGCCCGTAGCGCCTTGCTTGACAGCCATCGGCTCCATCTCAAGCGCTCCATACGATACTCGAACTTGCAAGTGGGACATCGCCAGTAATTCCTCTCCGACATTGGCGCAGCATTTCTCCAGGCCTGGAGGCAACCCTCGTGAACATATTTCTGAGAGCCTTTGCAGTTGCATGGGCTCATGAGCCGACCCAGCTCGGGATCCTCGGAAACATATCGTACACGAGCTTTTGACGCAAAGACCCGCCCGGCGACGGTATCGTCGAGCTCGGTAGATGGTTGCACGACTTCCAAACATATCCGGCAAGTACGTGGTTTGTAACGCGGCTGTGATGGTTCTGCTGGTGTCGGTTCTGGCGCCGTGCCGGTAGGTGCATCCGTGGCGGGTGCCCGAGGTGTTGTCGTCCAATTGCTATCTTGGTGCGGATGCTCAGGAGATGAAGCACGTACTTCATCGGG
The window above is part of the Podospora bellae-mahoneyi strain CBS 112042 chromosome 3, whole genome shotgun sequence genome. Proteins encoded here:
- a CDS encoding hypothetical protein (EggNog:ENOG503NYAY; COG:O), producing the protein MAAESLGQQWSWPDEVRASSPEHPHQDSNWTTTPRAPATDAPTGTAPEPTPAEPSQPRYKPRTCRICLEVVQPSTELDDTVAGRVFASKARVRYVSEDPELGRLMSPCNCKGSQKYVHEGCLQAWRNAAPMSERNYWRCPTCKFEYRMERLRWSRWLSSKALRAAITILVMMITVFILGFIADPIIRYGADPLGTIAGTLLGEFDEEFDIPVQPLVEELESDNWYMHFVKGFLSLGLLGFIKSMLAISPFQIFNIRVGGGRRRRRGGTEGISWFVVVVGVVTFLAATWHAVSHFSAKFLEKLSDRVVDVQGTEPEDDEDDEDGETDESRKDR